A stretch of Prunus dulcis chromosome 6, ALMONDv2, whole genome shotgun sequence DNA encodes these proteins:
- the LOC117632874 gene encoding uncharacterized protein LOC117632874 — protein sequence MESARIARCSYRSLTVVIALSENSKYLDICNEICLRFKELKVGSFDLTYSLPDHPNCLLQSDMDLHMMLMCLTMLKSSFVDILVKDLVSSNNDNGDQKCEESDHTASNHAMSNREVSNRTAPLSCTLESRSAIDENDRFGDSRLDGGNAYLSQYWKEYISHDGQRFEGGVTEFRNKLCKYAAHMRFRIAYVKNEKERVLAECFKKISDGCNWRIYASLCRGNGFFYIRSLNNVHTCTPVVDQQKSKMMSSKVVSSVLVDQIREKPTIKPADIVKDFKQKYGLDISYHSAWHGKELAKSEVHGNESLSYNQLVQYRDALMSTNPGSHCVLECDPTTSRFQRLFICYGACIEGFRWCRPLLFIDATDFKSKYKGQLIGATGRDGNQGFFPFSFAIVDSENEENWRWFFENLAKVLTPQCRTITFVSNHNRGATEDVSNIFPTSHHAFCLNDMKQNLSSKYPANFGKFFRDRIVELFTKCVYAPTEAAFEFNMKNLKDEGGAPMKTFLENFPKENWSYAYFKGNRYGDMCSTVSESFQSWISELYALPICQMVDGIRIKLMGLMSQRSCEAKECCSILCPVMGKTLNEMSIVGRHWNTIRSSASVFEVHAEGSFMVDLDKHFCSCHEWQIRGFPCAHAVVAVQKNSGCIYDYIDDYFKLNYFRSSYANLISPIPDIKDAVRGCSADNVILPPLIRQPGTKKMKSAGEFSRAVTCSRCGAVGRHNKKTCTANM from the exons ATGGAGAGTGCTAGAATAGCAAGGTGTAGTTATCGTTCATTAACTGTTGTCATTGCATTGTCTGAAAATAGTAAATATTTGGATATTTGTAATGAGATATGCTTAAGGTTTAAGGAACTGAAAGTGGGGAGCTTTGACCTGACGTATTCTCTTCCTGACCACCCTAATTGTTTGCTGCAATCTGATATGGATTTGCATATGATGTTGATGTGTTTAACAATGTTGAAGAGTAGTTTTGTTGATATATTGGTGAAGGATCTTGTGAGTTCAAATAATGATAATGGTGATCAAAAGTGTGAAGAGTCTGATCATACAGCGTCTAATCATGCAATGTCTAATCGTGAAGTCTCGAATCGTACAGCACCTTTATCATGCACGTTAGAAAGTCGTAGTGCCATTGATGAGAATGACCGTTTTGGGGACTCCAGGTTGGATGGAGGCAATGCCTATTTGTCTCAGTACTGGAAGGAATATATTAGTCATGACGGTCAGAGATTTGAGGGGGGTGTAACTGAATTTCGTAACAAGTTGTGTAAGTATGCTGCTCATATGAGATTTCGTATTGCTTATGTAAAGAATGAGAAAGAACGTGTCCTTGCTGAATGTTTTAAGAAGATTTCAGATGGTTGTAATTGGCGTATATATGCTTCTCTATGTCGAGGGAATGGTTTTTTCTACATAAGGAGTCTGAATAATGTTCACACATGCACGCCTGTTGTCGATCAACAGAAAAGTAAGATGATGAGTTCAAAGGTTGTATCTTCTGTTCTCGTGGATCAAATCCGCGAGAAACCAACAATTAAACCAGCAGATATTGTCAAGGATTTTAAGCAAAAATATGGTCTTGATATCTCTTACCATAGTGCTTGGCACGGGAAAGAATTGGCTAAGAGTGAGGTTCACGGTAATGAATCCTTGTCCTATAATCAGTTAGTTCAGTATAGAGATGCTTTAATGTCAACTAATCCAGGGTCACATTGTGTCTTGGAGTGTGATCCAACAACTTCTCGCTTTCAAAGATTGTTTATTTGCTATGGTGCTTGCATTGAGGGATTTAGATGGTGCAGACCTTTGCTGTTCATAGATGCGACCGATTTTAAAAGTAAGTATAAGGGGCAGCTAATTGGTGCTACCGGGAGGGATGGAAATCAAG GAtttttcccattttcttttgctatcGTGGACTCAGAAAACGAGGAAAACTGGAGGTggttttttgaaaatttagcTAAAGTTTTGACTCCACAATGTAGGACGATAACTTTTGTATCTAATCATAACAGAGGTGCGACCGAAGATGTTTCAAACATATTTCCAACATCCCATCATGCATTTTGTTTGAATGATATGAAACAGAACCTCTCATCTAAATATCCAGCTaattttggtaaattttttcGGGATCGAATTGTTGAGCTTTTTACGAAATGCGTATATGCTCCAACTGAAGCTGCTTTTGagtttaatatgaaaaatttaaaagatgaAGGCGGTGCTCCTATGAAGACCTTTCTAGAAAATTTCCCCAAGGAGAATTGGTCATATGCCTATTTTAAGGGTAATCGATATGGTGACATGTGCAGCACTGTTTCTGAATCATTTCAATCTTGGATTTCGGAGCTTTATGCGTTGCCTATTTGTCAAATGGTTGATGGCATCAGGATTAAACTCATGGGACTGATGTCTCAAAGGAGTTGTGAAGCAAAGGAATGTTGTTCTATTCTCTGTCCTGTGATGGGGAAAACCTTGAACGAAATGTCGATTGTTGGTCGGCATTGGAATACTATCCGTTCTAGTGCTTCTGTTTTTGAGGTTCATGCTGAAGGTTCTTTTATGGTTGATTTAGATAAGCATTTTTGCTCCTGTCATGAGTGGCAAATAAGAGGCTTTCCCTGTGCTCATGCAGTTGTTGCTGTTCAAAAAAATTCGGGTTGCATATATGACTACATTGATGATTATTTCAAGTTGAACTATTTTAGAAGTTCATATGCAAATCTTATTTCTCCCATACCTGACATTAAGGACGCGGTGCGTGGGTGTTCAGCTGATAATGTTATCCTACCTCCACTTATTAGGCAGCCAGGGACTAAAAAGATGAAATCTGCTGGTGAGTTTTCAAGGGCTGTTACATGCAGTCGATGTGGTGCAGTTGGACGGCATAATAAGAAGACATGTACTGCAAATATGTGA
- the LOC117631396 gene encoding 54S ribosomal protein L37, mitochondrial-like, producing MAMSHIKTFRSIINTSEAVGIVSRRTFAIGGGKAKKGSKGAAQGDAPKASNLDKEVKSTTVVGANILKDGTDPKILPDAEYPDWLWRLLDKRPALSELSRKNIETLPYKDLKRFVKLDNRARIKDNNSLKAKN from the coding sequence ATGGCTATGAGTCATATCAAAACATTTAGAAGCATTATCAACACCAGCGAAGCAGTTGGGATAGTGTCACGACGAACATTTGCTATCGGGGGCGGTAAAGCAAAGAAGGGTTCAAAAGGTGCTGCTCAAGGTGATGCACCAAAAGCATCAAATCTGGACAAAGAAGTTAAGTCTACTACAGTTGTGGGAGCCAATATTCTCAAAGACGGAACAGATCCTAAGATCTTGCCAGATGCTGAGTACCCTGATTGGTTGTGGCGTCTACTTGATAAACGCCCAGCATTGAGTGAATTAAGTAGGAAGAACATTGAAACTCTCCCGTACAAAGATCTCAAACGTTTTGTTAAGCTGGATAACCGAGCAAGGATCAAGGACAACAACTCTCTTAAGGCCAAGAACTAG
- the LOC117630246 gene encoding probable LRR receptor-like serine/threonine-protein kinase RFK1 codes for MNFFCPFCRKISDVANSGFQLPRSANLSNIETLILRNCSITGEIPEYIGKMSNLKYLDLSFNNLTGRIPKSMSGLNLIQYLSLAKNELNDTIPAWVGAVKSTLDLSYNNFSEVSLPDDKRDNLNLFACCSSSSSTDPDQLFLDPKKRMHTHCPGRKSKFADHSLFINCGGEGLTVGDKYYEAHNSTSLYYISPSKTWGYSLSGQFLSPESNSSNFIQTQSCGIRVPESDLYLNARIAPVFLSYYACLHKGRYNVTLHSAEIVFREKESYRSKSRLKFNWENRFNICLGIARGLDHLHEHPRLKMVHRDIKAENILLDGALNAKISDFGMASLYTEEEQLMIIKVWKHQSNWHQSNVAMAHGECTKADSSTSTDVSARASTSTKLIKGIEETEIHYAEPDLEILEETQTSFSG; via the exons ATGAATTTTTTCTGTCCCTTTTGCAGAAAGATTAGTGACGTAGCAAACTCTGGTTTCCAATTGCCACGATCTGCGAACCTGAGCAATATAGAAACTCT GATATTAAGGAACTGTTCAATCACCGGTGAAATCCCTGAATACATTGGtaaaatgtcaaatttaaaatactt GGATTTGAGCTTTAACAATTTAACCGGACGAATCCCAAAGTCCATGAGTGGTTTAAATTTAATACAGTACTT GTCCCTTGCAAAAAATGAACTTAATGACACAATCCCTGCTTGGGTTGGTGCAGTCAAGTCTACATT GGATCTATCTTACAATAACTTTTCTGAAGTTAGCTTGCCAGACGATAAGCGAGATAATCT GAACTTGTTTGCCTGCTGCAGCAGTTCAAGTTCAACCGATCCAGATCAACTATTTTT GGATCCAAAGAAACGCATGCATACGCATTGTCCTGGACGAAAATCTAAAT TTGCAGATCATTCCTTGTTTATAAATTGTGGTGGTGAGGGATTAACTGTTGGTGACAAGTATTATGAAGCGCATAACTCAACTTCACTCTATTATATTAGTCCATCCAAAACCTGGGGTTATAGCCTTTCTGGACAGTTCTTATCACCGGAGTCCAATTCTAGTAATTTCATACAGACCCAGTCATGTGGAATTCGTGTTCCTGAGTCAGACTTATATTTAAATGCTCGGATTGCCCCTGTCTTCCTAAGTTATTATGCTTGCTTACACAAAGGCAGATATAATGTGACCCTTCACTCTGCTGAAATAGTATTCAGGGAGAAGGAATCATATA GATCGAAGTCCAGATTGAAGTTTAATTGGGAAAATAGATTTAACATTTGCCTGGGAATAGCGAGGGGTTTAGATCATCTTCATGAGCACCCTAGACTCAAGATGGTTCATAGGGATATCAAAGCTGAAAATATCCTCCTTGATGGAGCTCTAAATGCTAAGATCTCAGACTTTGGAATGGCAAGCCTGTATACCGAGGAAGAACAACTTATGATCATCAAAGTGTGGAAGCACCAAAGTAATTGGCACCAAAGTAATGTTGCCATGGCTCATGGCGAATGTACCAAAGCTGATTCTTCTACTTCCACCGACGTGAGCGCAAGGGCATCAACTTCAACTAAATTAATCAAGGGGAtagaagaaacagaaattcATTATGCAGAACCCGATCTTGAAATATTGGAAGAGACTCAGACCTCTTTCAGCGGATGA